Proteins from a single region of Lysinibacillus sp. JNUCC-52:
- a CDS encoding DMT family transporter codes for MQSKIQFILSMIIFGTIGLVVRNIDLSSSERALLSSLIGCLFLTVLFFMMKKKISWQLMKSNASILLFSSIALGGNWVFLYQSYDHTTIANATLGYYFAPVFVMILSPIILKEQLSLKKVVCILVAIMGLVLIVGEGVSASKTDDLLGLFYGLVAAAFYAALLLLNKFIKGMEKLELTIIQLGTTAIFLMPYVLLTSGFGMFNVSRASIPFIFILGIFNTGIGFWLFFSGMEKLKGQSIAMLSYVDPFVAILISALVLQEQMTMLQMLGGALLLASTFMSEIKSLTFLKQ; via the coding sequence ATGCAATCTAAAATTCAGTTTATTTTATCCATGATTATTTTCGGTACAATCGGTTTAGTTGTACGAAATATTGATCTTTCTTCGAGCGAAAGAGCTTTACTAAGCAGTCTTATAGGATGTTTATTTTTAACCGTACTTTTCTTTATGATGAAGAAAAAAATATCATGGCAATTAATGAAATCCAATGCATCCATTTTGTTATTTTCCAGTATTGCATTAGGGGGAAATTGGGTTTTTCTTTACCAATCCTATGACCATACGACCATTGCCAACGCAACACTTGGCTACTATTTTGCACCAGTGTTTGTGATGATTCTTTCTCCAATTATATTGAAAGAACAATTGTCACTGAAAAAAGTAGTTTGTATTTTGGTCGCAATTATGGGGTTAGTTTTAATTGTAGGGGAAGGTGTGAGTGCATCTAAAACGGATGATCTCCTCGGACTTTTTTATGGATTAGTTGCCGCTGCTTTTTACGCTGCTTTATTACTATTAAATAAATTTATTAAAGGGATGGAGAAACTGGAGCTGACAATTATTCAGCTCGGTACAACTGCAATTTTTCTTATGCCCTATGTTCTCTTAACTTCTGGCTTTGGCATGTTTAACGTATCGAGAGCATCCATTCCTTTTATTTTTATTTTAGGGATTTTTAATACGGGGATTGGATTTTGGTTATTCTTTTCTGGTATGGAGAAACTTAAAGGGCAAAGTATTGCGATGTTAAGCTATGTTGATCCATTTGTAGCTATCCTGATTTCGGCTTTAGTACTGCAGGAGCAAATGACAATGCTTCAAATGCTCGGTGGTGCATTACTATTAGCCTCAACCTTCATGAGCGAAATTAAATCACTTACATTTTTGAAACAATAA
- a CDS encoding alpha/beta hydrolase gives MKLKKKHMLARYKNVMKIIPPKPFFYTGGDKAVLLLHSFTSNTIDMKKLGKFLQKHNYTCYAPLYKGHGLTAEKLLTFRPTDWWQDVLDGYQFLKNEGYEKIAVVGLSLGGVFALKVAQELSVTGVVTMSVPIHREATFLQQRVFHYAKGYKQLEGKNEDAINLEITRLQQMPINSLVEFQHLIQRTMEQLALITSPISILYGVLDDSLYKDSAEVIFQNVATPYKTMKGYPNAKHLMTIGTDQNDVNEDILTFLNDLLW, from the coding sequence ATGAAATTGAAGAAAAAGCATATGTTAGCGAGGTATAAAAACGTGATGAAAATAATACCCCCTAAGCCTTTTTTCTATACAGGTGGAGACAAGGCTGTTTTACTATTACACTCTTTTACAAGTAATACGATTGATATGAAAAAGTTAGGGAAGTTTTTGCAGAAGCACAATTATACTTGCTACGCACCATTGTACAAAGGACATGGTTTAACAGCAGAAAAACTGCTCACTTTTAGACCGACTGATTGGTGGCAAGATGTACTAGATGGTTATCAATTTTTGAAGAATGAGGGCTATGAAAAAATAGCTGTAGTTGGTCTTTCGCTTGGTGGTGTATTTGCATTAAAAGTAGCTCAAGAGTTATCGGTAACTGGTGTTGTGACAATGTCTGTACCCATACATAGAGAAGCAACTTTTCTTCAACAGCGTGTTTTTCATTATGCAAAAGGTTATAAACAGCTCGAAGGAAAAAATGAAGACGCAATAAATTTAGAAATAACACGTCTACAACAGATGCCTATCAACTCATTAGTTGAATTCCAACACCTCATTCAAAGAACGATGGAACAATTAGCACTTATTACCTCACCAATTAGTATTTTATATGGTGTATTAGATGATTCTTTATATAAAGACAGTGCAGAGGTAATTTTTCAAAACGTTGCAACACCGTATAAAACGATGAAAGGGTATCCGAACGCTAAGCATTTAATGACAATAGGCACAGACCAAAACGACGTGAACGAAGATATTCTGACATTTTTAAATGATTTACTTTGGTAA
- a CDS encoding MFS transporter: protein MSVRNNDNLVKYPKLLVAAIVLGVVLNPLNTTMITVALPSIQHEFQLTAHDISLLISSYFIVSAIFLPLAGKFSDHYGRKKIFLSGLILVSISSLFAPLSPNLMFLIGMRTIQAIGTSALFPAGIGIVRSYIDKNQNRVIATLAVFSTTSAALGPTISGLLIQYAGWSVIFYVNFPIIITSAILALVCIPKDSSMASQHFKWDLLGIILFGTLLSCWMMFFQSLENGFNVGMLVLSILTSLLFYYYEKKKKEPFLNVVFLAKNPKISLVYIQFILVTLVFFSLILSMPTYLQNVIMLDSKSAGIMLLSISLFAMLMTPIATRWIEKVGFRIPLMFGAIVGILGVGLLFAFNHTSDLLWVFTVLSIIGISNGALSIGTQNSLYSIVSKEQSGISSGLLQTSRFIGNILASSLYGVMFASGVNDANKNAISFVLLIVSCLIIPAILFITKRDKGNPINEYVE, encoded by the coding sequence ATGTCAGTAAGAAACAACGATAATTTGGTTAAATACCCCAAATTATTAGTTGCTGCTATCGTGTTGGGAGTCGTTTTAAACCCATTAAATACAACTATGATTACGGTAGCTTTGCCATCCATCCAACATGAATTTCAACTTACAGCACATGATATTTCTTTATTAATATCTTCCTACTTTATTGTAAGTGCCATCTTTTTACCTCTTGCTGGAAAATTTAGTGATCATTATGGTAGGAAAAAAATCTTTCTATCAGGATTAATCCTAGTTTCTATTTCTTCCTTATTCGCACCATTATCCCCTAATCTCATGTTTCTAATAGGAATGAGAACCATCCAAGCCATTGGAACCTCAGCTCTTTTTCCCGCTGGAATAGGGATTGTCCGTTCATATATTGATAAAAATCAAAATAGAGTAATCGCAACTTTAGCTGTATTTTCCACTACTTCAGCAGCACTCGGTCCAACAATTAGTGGATTATTAATTCAGTATGCTGGTTGGTCGGTTATTTTTTATGTTAATTTCCCTATTATCATAACTTCAGCAATATTAGCTTTAGTTTGTATACCAAAAGATAGTAGTATGGCCAGTCAACATTTCAAATGGGATTTACTTGGCATAATCTTATTTGGCACATTACTGTCATGCTGGATGATGTTTTTCCAATCATTAGAAAATGGTTTCAATGTAGGAATGTTAGTCTTATCGATTTTAACTTCACTTTTGTTTTACTACTACGAAAAAAAGAAAAAAGAACCATTTTTAAATGTGGTGTTTTTAGCAAAAAACCCAAAAATATCATTAGTTTATATTCAGTTTATACTAGTAACACTGGTCTTTTTCTCTTTAATTTTATCTATGCCTACTTACTTACAAAATGTGATTATGCTTGACTCCAAATCAGCAGGAATCATGTTGCTCTCTATTTCATTGTTTGCCATGCTGATGACACCTATTGCAACGCGGTGGATTGAGAAAGTAGGATTTAGAATTCCATTAATGTTTGGAGCAATTGTAGGAATTTTAGGTGTTGGATTATTGTTTGCCTTTAATCACACTTCAGATTTACTATGGGTGTTCACCGTGTTATCAATTATAGGGATAAGTAATGGTGCATTATCAATTGGTACACAAAATTCACTCTATTCGATTGTTTCAAAAGAACAAAGTGGCATTTCTTCAGGTTTACTACAGACCTCCAGATTTATAGGAAATATTCTTGCATCTAGTTTATATGGTGTTATGTTTGCTTCTGGGGTAAATGATGCAAATAAAAATGCTATTTCCTTCGTTTTACTAATTGTTTCTTGTTTGATAATACCTGCTATTCTTTTTATTACAAAGCGAGATAAAGGTAATCCGATAAATGAATATGTAGAGTAA
- a CDS encoding cytidine deaminase: protein MNKEVLMESARKMKAKAYVPYSKFPVGVALLLKDDTVINGVNVENVSLGATNCAERTAIFTAVANGYQKGDFKAIAVAGDTVDFLPPCSICRQVLAEFCLPDMPVYLTNENKDILELTLKELLPYAFTDLEM from the coding sequence ATGAATAAAGAAGTATTAATGGAAAGTGCGCGCAAGATGAAGGCAAAAGCTTACGTTCCTTATTCCAAATTCCCAGTTGGAGTAGCACTATTGCTAAAAGATGATACTGTAATTAATGGAGTAAATGTAGAAAATGTTTCTCTAGGTGCAACTAACTGTGCAGAGAGAACCGCTATTTTTACGGCAGTAGCAAATGGTTATCAAAAAGGTGATTTCAAGGCTATTGCTGTAGCAGGTGATACGGTTGATTTTCTTCCGCCCTGCAGCATTTGCAGACAAGTTTTAGCAGAGTTTTGTTTACCTGACATGCCTGTATATTTAACAAACGAAAATAAAGATATTTTAGAATTGACTTTAAAGGAATTACTACCATACGCATTTACAGATTTAGAAATGTAA
- a CDS encoding glycine betaine ABC transporter substrate-binding protein translates to MKLKSVGLTLGLATMLLLTGCGDGDSKKDEGNSTGNAPNIGEQVDYKIIGIEPGAGLTDLAEKTLEKYDNLKGWELEQSSTPGMLGSLEQAIRNEDPIIITGWTPHWMFSSYDLKFLEDPQGTLGGEENINTLARKDLEKDLPDAYKILDNFYWEPEDMEAVMFEAQTSSFEEAADKWIEENQDKVKDWTKDAKKVDGTEIELASTPWDSERASSSVLQAVFEELGYTVTITPVDPAIMFQAIATGVADATVAAWLPTTHSSFYEKYKDDLDDLGENLKGTKNGFVVPEYMDIDSIEDLQPKK, encoded by the coding sequence ATGAAATTGAAATCGGTAGGACTCACTTTAGGATTAGCCACTATGCTACTTTTAACGGGGTGTGGTGATGGAGATAGTAAAAAAGACGAGGGCAATTCAACAGGCAATGCGCCAAACATAGGGGAACAAGTAGATTATAAGATTATTGGAATTGAACCAGGAGCTGGGTTGACTGATCTTGCGGAAAAAACTTTAGAGAAATATGATAACTTAAAAGGATGGGAACTTGAACAAAGTTCAACACCTGGGATGTTAGGTTCTTTAGAACAGGCTATTCGCAATGAAGATCCAATTATTATTACTGGATGGACACCACATTGGATGTTTTCATCTTATGATTTGAAATTTTTAGAAGATCCTCAAGGGACATTAGGTGGAGAGGAAAACATTAATACACTTGCACGTAAAGACTTGGAAAAAGATTTACCTGATGCGTATAAAATCCTCGACAATTTCTATTGGGAACCAGAAGATATGGAAGCTGTAATGTTTGAAGCACAAACGAGTTCATTTGAAGAAGCAGCAGACAAATGGATAGAAGAAAACCAAGACAAGGTAAAAGATTGGACAAAAGATGCGAAAAAAGTAGATGGAACAGAAATTGAATTAGCTTCTACGCCATGGGATTCAGAAAGAGCTTCAAGTAGTGTACTACAGGCAGTATTTGAAGAACTAGGATACACTGTCACAATTACACCCGTAGATCCTGCCATTATGTTTCAAGCAATCGCTACAGGGGTAGCTGATGCAACAGTAGCTGCTTGGTTACCAACAACACATAGCTCATTTTATGAAAAATATAAGGATGACTTAGATGATTTAGGTGAGAACTTAAAAGGGACAAAAAATGGATTTGTAGTACCTGAATATATGGATATAGACTCCATAGAGGATTTACAGCCTAAAAAGTAA